A window from gamma proteobacterium SS-5 encodes these proteins:
- the mtnA gene encoding S-methyl-5-thioribose-1-phosphate isomerase — protein MSKLLQPAELGLELKADNAIVWHEDDLYLLDQRLLPQRGAFLPLRSLTEVAKAIRDMVVRGAPAIGVTAAYGLVLAARERYAESPIGWFELMQQDFDQLAAARPTAVNLFWAIERIRGLAQGLDGNPEGPLLAEARRIHAEDIAANRRIGDLGADLIRKPTAIITHCNAGALATGGYGTALGVIRSAHAQGKVERVYADETRPWLQGARLTAWELVQDGIPVSLMADGAAAARMREGGIGWVVVGSDRIAANGDVANKIGTYGLAIAARHHGVKFMVAAPTSTIDMGLTNGGMIPIETRASDEVFSCGGQRVASEGAHAWNPVFDVTPAELVDAIVTEKGIVLKPDAGKLARLVQKG, from the coding sequence ATGAGCAAATTGCTGCAGCCCGCCGAACTGGGCCTGGAACTCAAGGCCGACAACGCCATTGTCTGGCATGAGGATGACCTCTACCTGCTGGATCAGCGCCTGCTGCCCCAGCGCGGGGCCTTCCTGCCCCTGCGCAGCCTGACCGAGGTGGCCAAGGCGATCCGAGACATGGTGGTGCGCGGTGCCCCGGCGATTGGCGTCACCGCCGCCTACGGCCTGGTGCTGGCGGCCCGTGAGCGCTATGCCGAGAGTCCCATCGGCTGGTTTGAGCTGATGCAGCAGGACTTTGACCAGCTGGCCGCAGCCCGGCCCACGGCGGTCAACCTGTTCTGGGCCATAGAGCGTATCCGGGGCCTGGCCCAGGGCCTGGACGGCAACCCGGAAGGACCGCTGCTGGCCGAGGCGCGGCGCATCCACGCCGAGGATATCGCCGCCAACAGGCGCATCGGCGATCTGGGCGCGGACCTGATCCGCAAGCCCACCGCCATCATCACCCACTGCAACGCCGGTGCCCTGGCCACCGGCGGCTACGGTACCGCCCTGGGGGTGATCCGCTCGGCCCATGCCCAGGGCAAGGTGGAGCGGGTCTATGCCGACGAGACCCGGCCCTGGCTGCAGGGAGCCCGACTCACCGCCTGGGAGCTGGTGCAGGACGGCATCCCGGTCTCCCTGATGGCCGATGGCGCAGCGGCGGCGCGTATGCGCGAGGGCGGCATCGGCTGGGTGGTGGTGGGCTCGGACCGCATTGCCGCCAATGGCGATGTGGCCAATAAGATCGGCACCTACGGCCTGGCCATTGCCGCCCGTCATCACGGGGTCAAATTCATGGTCGCCGCGCCCACCTCCACCATCGACATGGGGCTGACCAACGGCGGCATGATCCCCATCGAGACCCGTGCCTCGGACGAGGTCTTCAGCTGCGGCGGCCAGCGCGTCGCCAGCGAGGGTGCCCACGCCTGGAACCCGGTGTTCGACGTCACCCCGGCGGAGCTGGTGGACGCCATAGTCACCGAGAAGGGCATAGTCCTCAAGCCGGACGCGGGCAAGCTGGCGCGGCTGGTGCAGAAGGGGTGA
- a CDS encoding phosphoglycerate dehydrogenase, whose translation MYKILTLNNISVAGLERLPRERYEVASEISHPDAILLRSFKMHEMEIPPSLKAVGRAGAGVNNIPVDKMTAAGVPVFNAPGANSNAVKELVIAGMLLACRNIAQAWDFARNLEGDDASINKQTEAGKKNFGGYELPGRTLGVIGLGAIGVRVANAAIALGMKVVGFDPGITVKGAWQLDAAVQQANSVDDLLARADFVTFHVPLIEATANLINADRLKIMKDGVVILNFARGGIVDDAAVLPALDSGKVYAYVCDFPTNQIKNHPRVVCLPHLGASTIEAEDNCAIMVADQVRDYLENGNIINSVNFPEIVLPRNTGVRLAILNRNVPNMVGQISTDLGNSGINIIDLLNKSRGDVAATLLDLDKAPEQSLLDELLGIEGVLSVRCLGCGK comes from the coding sequence ATGTATAAGATTTTGACGTTGAACAATATTTCCGTGGCTGGGCTGGAGCGTTTGCCGCGGGAGCGCTATGAGGTGGCCTCGGAAATCAGCCATCCCGATGCCATTTTGCTGCGCTCGTTCAAGATGCACGAGATGGAGATCCCGCCGAGCCTCAAGGCGGTGGGCCGGGCCGGTGCCGGGGTGAACAACATCCCAGTGGATAAGATGACCGCCGCTGGCGTGCCGGTGTTCAACGCCCCCGGTGCCAATTCCAATGCGGTGAAAGAGCTGGTGATTGCCGGCATGTTGCTGGCCTGTCGCAACATCGCCCAGGCCTGGGATTTTGCACGTAACCTGGAGGGGGATGACGCCAGCATCAACAAGCAGACCGAGGCGGGCAAGAAGAACTTCGGCGGCTACGAGCTGCCCGGCCGCACCCTGGGGGTGATAGGCCTGGGTGCCATCGGCGTGCGGGTGGCCAATGCCGCCATCGCCCTGGGCATGAAGGTGGTGGGCTTCGACCCCGGCATCACGGTCAAGGGTGCCTGGCAGCTGGACGCCGCAGTGCAGCAGGCCAACAGCGTGGATGATCTGCTGGCCCGGGCCGATTTTGTCACCTTCCATGTGCCCCTGATCGAGGCCACAGCCAACCTGATCAACGCCGATCGTTTGAAGATCATGAAAGATGGCGTGGTCATCCTCAACTTCGCCCGTGGCGGCATAGTGGATGATGCAGCGGTGCTGCCGGCCCTGGACAGCGGCAAGGTCTATGCCTATGTCTGCGACTTCCCCACCAATCAGATCAAGAACCACCCCCGCGTGGTCTGCCTGCCCCATCTGGGTGCCTCCACGATAGAGGCCGAGGATAACTGCGCCATCATGGTGGCCGATCAGGTGCGTGACTATCTGGAAAACGGCAACATCATCAACTCGGTGAACTTCCCCGAGATCGTCCTGCCACGTAACACCGGCGTGCGCCTGGCGATTCTCAACCGCAACGTGCCCAACATGGTGGGGCAGATCTCCACCGACCTGGGCAATTCCGGGATCAACATCATCGACCTGCTGAACAAGTCCCGTGGCGACGTGGCGGCGACCCTGCTGGACCTGGACAAGGCCCCGGAGCAGAGCCTGCTGGACGAACTGCTGGGTATCGAAGGGGTGCTCTCGGTACGCTGCCTGGGTTGCGGTAAATAA
- the serC gene encoding 3-phosphoserine/phosphohydroxythreonine transaminase, with protein sequence MSRVFNFSAGPAMLPEAVLKQAQEEMSDWQGTGMSVMEMSHRGKEFMSIAAQAEADLRELMAIPANYKVLFLQGGASSQFAMIPMNLLGDKGKADYIKTGSWGKKAIAEAKRFAQVNVAADSSAESGKFTHAPAQDELKLSADAAYVHYTPNETIEGVEFGYVPQTKGIPLVADMSSTILSRPIDVSQFGLIYAGAQKNVGPAGLTLVILREDLIGYAKEGTPTMFDYKTHADNDSMYNTPPTYAWYLAGLVFQWLKGQGGLAGMAEINQRKAQKLYAAIDGSDFYANPVRPDCRSWMNVPFTLANADLDKAFLEGATKAGLTTLKGHRSVGGMRASIYNAMPEAGVDALVQYMAEFERTQG encoded by the coding sequence ATGTCGCGCGTGTTCAATTTCAGTGCCGGGCCGGCCATGTTGCCGGAAGCTGTGCTCAAGCAGGCCCAAGAGGAGATGTCCGATTGGCAGGGAACCGGCATGTCGGTGATGGAAATGAGCCATCGCGGCAAGGAGTTCATGTCCATCGCCGCCCAGGCCGAGGCCGATCTGCGTGAGCTGATGGCCATCCCCGCCAACTACAAGGTGCTGTTCCTGCAGGGCGGTGCCTCCAGCCAGTTCGCCATGATCCCGATGAACCTGCTCGGCGACAAGGGCAAGGCCGACTACATCAAGACCGGCTCCTGGGGCAAAAAGGCCATCGCCGAGGCCAAGCGTTTCGCTCAGGTCAATGTTGCCGCCGACAGCTCCGCCGAGTCGGGCAAGTTCACCCATGCCCCGGCGCAGGACGAACTCAAGCTCAGCGCCGATGCCGCCTACGTGCACTACACCCCCAACGAGACCATCGAGGGGGTCGAGTTCGGCTATGTGCCGCAGACCAAGGGCATCCCCCTGGTGGCGGATATGTCTTCTACCATCCTGTCGCGACCCATCGACGTCAGCCAGTTCGGCCTGATCTACGCCGGGGCGCAGAAGAACGTCGGCCCGGCCGGCCTGACCCTGGTGATCCTCCGCGAGGATCTCATTGGGTACGCTAAGGAGGGTACGCCGACCATGTTCGACTACAAGACCCATGCCGATAACGACTCCATGTACAACACCCCGCCCACCTATGCCTGGTACCTGGCCGGCCTGGTGTTCCAGTGGCTGAAGGGGCAGGGCGGTCTGGCGGGCATGGCCGAGATTAACCAGCGCAAGGCGCAGAAGCTCTACGCCGCCATCGACGGCTCGGATTTCTACGCCAACCCGGTGCGCCCGGATTGTCGCTCCTGGATGAACGTGCCCTTCACCCTGGCCAACGCCGATCTGGACAAGGCCTTCCTTGAAGGCGCGACCAAGGCCGGCCTGACCACCCTCAAGGGCCACCGCTCGGTGGGCGGCATGCGCGCCAGCATCTACAACGCCATGCCCGAGGCAGGCGTGGATGCCCTGGTGCAGTACATGGCCGAATTCGAACGCACCCAGGGTTGA
- a CDS encoding HlyC/CorC family transporter — MNELFAFYHSLGISPEELELGLRVLFQVLLLTSSAVFSGSETALFSLSRIDLQRLRQTRNRYSESVHAMLDEPRRLIISILCGNELVNIASAVNMTGILLLLYGSEDTVWINILVMVPLLLLIGEVTPKTIAVNYPLEFTTRLSARILPRWIILITPLREAVRMVADRITTWLVGEGVSRQNILKPDEFRTLLEEGEETGVIDATERVLIGNLLEATETDISRIMTPGPRIRFLDADLPVPEMIERFREYCHPRVPVYQGHWDNVIGFIHSEQILKLVRGGGDLSQVTLEMILKPAHFVPPTKKVDEMFDYFQAHNTRIAIVLGEYGEVLGLVTLKDVLTFIFGEISGKMEEEDYSTGEEGGWLVPGDMRLGDFYNLANIDLDDPVMATVGGVAFRLFDRLPREGDREVHEGCEFIVKEVQGLRISQLLIRKVTKEGVDEEAPAADGADADETALATAETANETPSEPPNTPPGEQEKI, encoded by the coding sequence ATGAATGAGCTTTTCGCCTTCTACCATTCCCTGGGAATCAGCCCGGAAGAGCTGGAGCTGGGCCTGCGCGTCCTGTTTCAGGTGTTGCTGCTGACCTCCTCGGCGGTGTTTTCCGGCTCAGAGACGGCGCTGTTTTCGCTTAGCCGCATCGATCTGCAGCGCCTGCGCCAGACCCGCAACCGGTATTCCGAGAGCGTGCACGCCATGCTCGACGAGCCGCGGCGGCTGATCATCTCCATCCTCTGCGGCAATGAGCTGGTGAACATCGCCTCGGCGGTGAACATGACCGGCATCCTGCTGCTGCTCTACGGCAGCGAGGATACGGTATGGATCAACATCCTGGTGATGGTGCCGCTGCTGCTGCTGATCGGCGAGGTCACCCCCAAGACCATCGCCGTCAACTACCCGCTGGAGTTCACTACCCGCCTGTCGGCCAGGATCTTGCCGCGCTGGATTATTCTGATCACGCCGCTGCGCGAGGCGGTGCGCATGGTCGCCGATCGCATCACCACCTGGCTGGTGGGTGAGGGCGTGAGTCGGCAGAATATCCTCAAGCCCGACGAGTTTCGCACCCTGCTGGAAGAGGGTGAGGAGACCGGGGTGATCGACGCCACCGAACGGGTGCTGATCGGCAACCTGCTGGAGGCCACCGAGACCGACATCTCCCGCATCATGACGCCGGGGCCGCGCATCCGTTTTCTGGATGCCGACCTGCCGGTGCCCGAGATGATCGAGCGGTTCCGCGAATACTGCCACCCACGGGTACCGGTGTATCAGGGTCACTGGGACAATGTCATCGGCTTCATCCACTCCGAGCAGATCCTCAAGCTGGTGCGCGGCGGCGGCGATCTCAGCCAGGTGACCCTGGAGATGATCCTCAAGCCGGCCCACTTCGTGCCGCCGACCAAGAAGGTGGACGAGATGTTCGACTACTTTCAGGCGCACAACACCCGCATCGCCATTGTGCTGGGCGAATACGGCGAGGTGCTGGGGCTGGTGACCCTGAAGGACGTGCTCACCTTCATCTTCGGCGAGATCTCCGGCAAGATGGAGGAAGAGGACTACAGCACCGGCGAGGAGGGCGGCTGGCTGGTGCCCGGCGACATGCGCCTGGGCGATTTCTACAACCTGGCGAACATCGATCTGGACGATCCGGTGATGGCCACCGTCGGCGGCGTGGCCTTCCGCCTGTTTGACCGCCTGCCCCGCGAGGGGGATCGGGAGGTGCACGAGGGCTGCGAGTTCATCGTCAAGGAGGTGCAGGGCCTGCGCATCAGCCAGCTGCTGATCCGCAAGGTGACCAAGGAAGGGGTCGATGAAGAGGCCCCAGCAGCGGATGGGGCGGATGCCGATGAAACGGCGCTGGCAACCGCCGAGACCGCCAATGAGACCCCCAGCGAGCCCCCCAACACGCCCCCTGGCGAGCAGGAGAAAATCTGA
- the pheA gene encoding prephenate dehydratase, translated as MSDNEIRTVRQQIDQIDQDLLRLLSQRAGCALEVARIKQALDPEVNFYRPEREAQVLRSVMQANPGPLADETVAWLFREIMSACLALERPLQVAYLGPAGTFTQAAALKHFGHAVEARPVASIPDIFREVESGNCQYGLAPVENSSEGVVTHTLDSFVNSPLHICGEVMLRIHHHLLSLSPQLAAVRKVYSHQQSLAQCRGWLDHHLPQAERVAVASNAEAARLAAQEGEGVAAIAGQSAAEIYALPQLHGNIEDDPANTTRFLVIGREQVGPSGNDKTSLLLSTRNEAGALHRLLAPLAQNGISMTRIESRPSRRSAWDYVFFIDVLGHQQDPTLAAALDQLRPQAALFKVLGSFPRALL; from the coding sequence ATGTCAGACAACGAAATTCGCACCGTTCGCCAGCAGATTGATCAGATCGATCAGGATCTGCTGCGCCTGCTCAGCCAGCGTGCCGGCTGCGCCCTGGAGGTGGCGCGGATCAAGCAGGCGCTGGACCCTGAGGTGAATTTCTATCGCCCCGAGCGCGAGGCCCAGGTATTGCGCTCGGTGATGCAGGCCAACCCCGGCCCGCTGGCGGATGAGACGGTGGCCTGGCTGTTTCGTGAGATCATGTCCGCCTGCCTGGCTTTGGAGCGGCCGCTGCAGGTGGCCTACCTGGGGCCGGCGGGCACCTTCACCCAGGCGGCTGCCCTCAAGCACTTTGGCCATGCGGTGGAGGCGCGGCCGGTGGCCTCCATCCCCGATATCTTTCGCGAGGTGGAGTCGGGCAACTGCCAGTACGGCCTGGCCCCGGTGGAGAACTCCAGCGAGGGGGTGGTAACCCACACCCTGGACAGCTTCGTCAACTCGCCGCTGCATATCTGTGGCGAGGTAATGCTGCGCATCCACCACCACCTGCTCAGTCTGAGCCCGCAACTGGCGGCGGTGCGCAAGGTCTATTCCCACCAGCAATCCCTGGCCCAGTGCCGGGGCTGGCTGGACCATCATCTGCCCCAGGCCGAGCGCGTGGCGGTGGCCAGCAACGCCGAGGCGGCACGGCTGGCGGCGCAGGAGGGTGAGGGGGTAGCGGCCATTGCTGGCCAGAGCGCCGCCGAGATCTACGCCCTGCCGCAACTGCACGGCAACATCGAGGACGACCCGGCCAACACCACACGCTTTCTGGTCATCGGCCGGGAGCAGGTCGGCCCCAGCGGCAACGACAAGACCTCACTGCTGCTATCGACCCGCAACGAGGCCGGTGCCCTGCATCGGCTGCTTGCCCCCCTGGCACAGAACGGCATCAGCATGACCCGCATCGAATCCCGCCCCTCCCGACGCAGCGCCTGGGACTATGTCTTTTTTATTGACGTCCTCGGCCACCAGCAAGACCCCACACTGGCCGCCGCCCTGGACCAGCTCAGGCCCCAGGCGGCCCTGTTCAAGGTGCTCGGCTCCTTCCCCCGCGCCCTGCTGTAG
- a CDS encoding HlyC/CorC family transporter: MDLAIVIPLIIVFLLLKGFFSGSEIAMVNSDKLKLRHQAKIGDKGAQLVLKLFKKPDVILGTTLVGTNIATVTISTLGALLFIELFGSNGDLISVLVMTPILLILGEVVPKSIFQQKADGIAVKAIYGLRFFSLLFYPVIFVFSGVARTFTRLVGDGTVPQHLFITRDELRVLLDVSDTSSGPSTIDRKRIRRIIRFADTTVGEAMIPLADVYGFNESRNMKEAIRIVMRHGYNRLPVYRGNITNVKGVLTLSTWDLMKPDLADEPISNYVQPALFLSPKQTIDRALPKLQARDDHMAVVVDEFGSAIGILTMEDVFEEVVGEIDVGYDFDEYHPKQRVYIEHESETSHLMSGRMPISEINDILYVHFPVGEAHTVGGLIISRLRKIPSAGDFIEEQDYRLTVLEADERSVIRVRVERLL, from the coding sequence ATGGATCTGGCCATTGTCATCCCCCTGATCATTGTCTTTCTGCTGCTCAAGGGCTTCTTCTCCGGCTCCGAGATCGCCATGGTCAACTCGGACAAGCTCAAGCTGCGCCACCAGGCCAAGATCGGCGACAAGGGTGCCCAGCTGGTGCTCAAGCTGTTCAAGAAGCCCGATGTGATCCTCGGCACCACCCTGGTGGGCACCAACATTGCCACGGTGACCATCTCTACCCTGGGGGCGCTGCTGTTCATCGAGCTGTTCGGCTCTAATGGCGACCTCATCTCGGTGCTGGTGATGACCCCCATACTGCTCATCCTCGGCGAGGTGGTGCCGAAGAGCATCTTCCAGCAGAAGGCCGATGGCATTGCGGTCAAGGCCATCTACGGCCTGCGTTTTTTCTCTTTGCTGTTCTATCCGGTGATCTTCGTCTTCAGCGGCGTGGCGCGTACCTTCACCCGCCTGGTCGGCGATGGCACCGTGCCCCAGCACCTGTTCATCACCCGCGATGAACTGCGCGTGCTGCTGGATGTATCGGACACCTCCAGTGGCCCCTCGACCATTGATCGCAAGCGCATCCGCCGCATCATCCGCTTTGCCGATACCACCGTGGGCGAGGCCATGATCCCCCTGGCGGATGTCTATGGCTTCAACGAGTCGCGCAACATGAAAGAGGCGATCCGCATCGTCATGCGCCACGGCTACAACCGCCTGCCGGTGTACCGGGGTAACATCACCAACGTCAAGGGCGTGCTCACCCTGAGCACCTGGGATTTGATGAAGCCGGACCTGGCCGACGAGCCCATCTCCAACTACGTGCAACCGGCGCTGTTTCTTTCCCCCAAGCAGACCATAGACCGCGCCCTGCCCAAGTTGCAGGCGCGGGACGATCACATGGCGGTGGTGGTGGACGAGTTTGGCTCGGCCATCGGCATACTCACCATGGAGGACGTGTTCGAGGAGGTGGTGGGCGAGATCGATGTCGGTTACGACTTCGACGAATACCACCCCAAGCAGCGCGTGTACATAGAGCATGAATCCGAGACCTCGCACCTGATGAGCGGGCGTATGCCCATCTCCGAGATCAACGATATCCTCTATGTCCATTTCCCCGTGGGCGAGGCCCACACCGTGGGGGGGCTGATCATCAGCCGCCTGCGCAAGATCCCCAGCGCCGGTGATTTCATAGAAGAACAGGATTACCGGCTGACCGTGCTGGAGGCCGATGAGCGATCGGTCATCCGGGTGCGCGTTGAACGCTTGTTATGA
- the gyrA gene encoding DNA gyrase subunit A, producing the protein MTASTSEFAKEVLPVNLEDEMQQSYLDYAMSVIVGRALPDVRDGLKPVHRRVLFAMSELGNDWNKAYKKSARVVGDVIGKYHPHGDTAVYDTIVRMAQPFSMRYMLIDGQGNFGSVDGDAPAAMRYTEVRMARIAHELLADIDRETVDFLPNYDGSEYEPAVLPAKYPNLLVNGSAGIAVGMATNIPPHNLNEIIAGCIAMIEDPEIGVDGLMQHIPGPDFPTAGFINGARGIHEAYHTGRGRIYVRARTQIEEMDSGRQRIVVNELPYQVNKARLLEKIAELVKEKKIEGISEMRDESDKDGMRMVIELRRGEVAEVVLNNLFQHTQMQNVFGINMVALVDNRPRILNLREMLQYFLRHRREVVTRRTLYELRKARERAHILEGLAVALANIDEIIELIKASASPAEAKQGLVGRLWQSGTLEAMLERAGADASRPEDLAEGFGLTPEGYRLTEAQAQAILDLRLQKLTGLEKDKILAEYAEILERIAELLLILSSVERLMQVIREELEAIRDQFGDKRRTEIIQDRLDLTLEDLITEEDVVVTLSHHGYAKSQTLDTYQAQKRGGKGKLATTTKDEDFVEQLFIANTHDTILCFSSRGRVYWLKVYDLPQGSRNARGKPMVNLLPLEDGERINAVLPVREYLEDRYVFMATASGTVKKTALQDFSRPRSVGIIAVDLREDDQLIGVDITDGERDVMLFTSAGKAVRFHESEVRAMGRTASGVRGVRLGEGQRVISLIIAEPGRDVLTASAQGYGKRTAVEEFPRKGRGAMGVISLITNERNGEQVGAVLVDESDEIMLITNGGTLVRTRVSDVSRLSRNTQGVTLIRLSKNERLIGIERIEMLEGEGDEGEAEASGDEEE; encoded by the coding sequence ATGACCGCCTCCACGAGCGAATTTGCCAAAGAAGTCCTCCCGGTCAATCTCGAAGACGAAATGCAGCAGTCCTACCTGGACTACGCCATGAGCGTGATCGTCGGGCGCGCCCTGCCGGATGTGCGCGACGGACTCAAGCCGGTACATCGCCGGGTACTGTTCGCCATGAGCGAGCTGGGCAACGACTGGAACAAGGCCTACAAGAAATCGGCCCGCGTGGTGGGTGACGTCATCGGTAAATACCACCCCCATGGCGACACGGCGGTGTACGACACCATAGTGCGCATGGCGCAGCCCTTCTCCATGCGCTACATGCTGATCGACGGCCAGGGCAACTTCGGCTCGGTGGACGGCGATGCACCCGCCGCCATGCGTTACACCGAAGTGCGCATGGCCAGGATCGCCCACGAGCTGCTGGCGGACATCGACCGCGAGACGGTGGACTTCCTGCCCAACTACGACGGCTCTGAGTACGAACCGGCGGTGCTGCCGGCCAAGTATCCCAATCTGCTGGTGAACGGCTCGGCCGGTATCGCCGTGGGCATGGCCACCAATATCCCGCCGCACAACCTGAACGAGATCATCGCCGGCTGCATCGCCATGATCGAAGACCCGGAGATCGGCGTCGATGGCCTGATGCAGCACATCCCCGGCCCCGACTTCCCCACCGCCGGCTTCATCAACGGTGCCCGTGGCATCCACGAGGCCTATCACACCGGCCGTGGCCGCATCTATGTACGCGCCCGCACCCAGATCGAGGAGATGGACTCCGGCCGCCAGCGCATCGTGGTCAATGAGCTGCCCTATCAGGTGAACAAGGCCAGGCTGCTGGAGAAGATCGCCGAGCTGGTCAAGGAGAAAAAGATCGAAGGCATCAGCGAGATGCGCGACGAGTCGGACAAGGACGGCATGCGCATGGTGATAGAGCTGCGCCGGGGCGAGGTGGCCGAGGTGGTGCTGAACAACCTGTTCCAGCACACCCAGATGCAGAATGTGTTCGGCATCAACATGGTGGCCCTGGTGGACAACCGGCCGCGCATCCTCAACCTGCGCGAGATGCTGCAATACTTCCTGCGCCACCGGCGCGAGGTGGTCACCCGCCGCACCCTGTATGAGCTGCGCAAGGCGCGGGAGCGGGCGCATATCCTGGAAGGCCTGGCGGTGGCCCTGGCCAACATCGACGAGATCATCGAGCTGATCAAGGCCTCCGCCAGCCCGGCTGAGGCCAAGCAGGGCCTGGTCGGACGGCTGTGGCAGTCCGGCACCCTGGAGGCCATGCTGGAGCGCGCCGGGGCCGACGCCTCCCGCCCCGAGGACCTGGCCGAGGGCTTCGGCCTGACCCCGGAGGGCTATCGCCTCACCGAAGCGCAGGCCCAGGCGATCCTGGATCTGCGCCTGCAGAAGCTCACCGGCCTGGAAAAGGACAAGATCCTCGCCGAATACGCCGAGATCCTGGAGCGCATCGCCGAGCTGCTGCTGATCCTCTCCAGCGTCGAGCGCCTGATGCAGGTGATCCGCGAGGAACTGGAGGCGATCCGCGATCAATTTGGCGACAAGCGCCGCACCGAGATCATCCAGGACCGCCTGGATCTGACCCTGGAAGACCTGATCACCGAGGAAGACGTGGTGGTGACCCTGTCCCATCACGGCTATGCCAAGTCCCAGACCCTGGATACCTACCAGGCGCAGAAGCGCGGTGGCAAGGGCAAGCTGGCCACCACCACCAAGGATGAGGACTTCGTCGAGCAGCTGTTCATCGCCAACACCCACGACACCATCCTCTGCTTCTCCAGCCGCGGTCGGGTCTATTGGCTCAAGGTCTATGATCTGCCCCAGGGCAGCCGCAACGCCCGCGGCAAGCCCATGGTCAATCTGCTGCCGCTGGAAGATGGCGAGCGCATCAACGCCGTGCTGCCGGTGCGCGAGTACCTGGAAGACCGCTATGTGTTCATGGCCACCGCCTCCGGTACGGTGAAGAAGACCGCCCTGCAAGACTTCTCCCGCCCGCGCAGCGTCGGCATCATCGCCGTCGATCTGCGCGAGGACGATCAACTCATCGGCGTGGACATCACCGATGGCGAGCGCGACGTCATGCTGTTTACCTCCGCCGGCAAGGCGGTGCGTTTCCACGAATCCGAGGTGCGCGCCATGGGCCGCACGGCCAGCGGGGTGCGCGGCGTGCGCCTGGGCGAGGGCCAGAGGGTGATCTCCCTGATCATCGCCGAACCGGGTCGCGATGTGCTCACCGCCAGCGCCCAGGGCTACGGCAAGCGCACCGCAGTGGAAGAGTTTCCGCGCAAGGGCCGTGGTGCCATGGGGGTGATCTCCCTGATCACCAACGAGCGCAACGGCGAGCAGGTGGGCGCGGTGCTGGTGGACGAGAGCGATGAGATCATGCTCATCACCAACGGCGGAACCCTGGTACGCACCCGCGTCAGCGACGTCTCCCGCCTCAGCCGCAACACCCAGGGCGTCACCCTGATCCGCCTGAGCAAGAACGAGCGCCTGATCGGCATAGAACGCATCGAAATGCTCGAAGGCGAGGGCGACGAGGGCGAAGCTGAGGCCAGCGGCGACGAAGAGGAATAA